A stretch of the Streptomyces sp. WMMB303 genome encodes the following:
- a CDS encoding ABC transporter ATP-binding protein, producing the protein MTTLTKEADVPGPRGAGDGDAFLSVRDLYVHFDTEDGTVKAVDGLSFAVERGRTLGIVGESGSGKSVTNLSILGLHNPRTTAVSGEIMLDGQELTGAREKTLESLRGNKMAMIFQDALTALSPYYTIGRQIAEPYRKHTGCSKREAQLRAVEMLDKVGIPNAKLRVNDYPHQFSGGMRQRAMIAMALVCNPDLLIADEPTTALDVTVQAQILDLLKDLQQEFGSAIIFITHDLGVIANVADDILVMYGGRAVERGSVAEVLRAPQHPYTWGLLTSMPRLTGDVNEELSPILGTPPSLLAPPPGCPFHPRCDFVDEVAGASCTADRPQLPDGRGAACHLTAEQKRTFFVEQIKPRLS; encoded by the coding sequence ATGACCACCCTGACCAAGGAAGCCGACGTACCGGGCCCGCGCGGCGCCGGCGACGGGGACGCCTTCCTCTCGGTGCGCGATCTGTACGTGCACTTCGACACCGAGGACGGCACCGTCAAGGCAGTCGACGGGCTCTCCTTCGCCGTGGAACGCGGTCGCACCCTCGGCATCGTGGGTGAGTCCGGCTCCGGCAAGTCGGTCACCAACCTGTCCATCCTCGGACTGCACAACCCCCGCACCACCGCGGTCTCCGGCGAGATCATGCTGGACGGCCAGGAGCTGACCGGCGCGCGGGAGAAGACCCTGGAGTCGCTGCGCGGCAACAAGATGGCGATGATCTTCCAGGACGCGCTCACCGCGCTCTCGCCCTACTACACGATCGGCCGGCAGATCGCCGAGCCCTACCGCAAGCACACCGGCTGCTCCAAGCGGGAGGCGCAGCTGCGCGCCGTCGAGATGCTCGACAAGGTCGGCATCCCGAACGCGAAGCTGCGGGTCAACGACTACCCGCACCAGTTCTCCGGCGGTATGCGGCAGCGCGCGATGATCGCCATGGCGCTGGTGTGCAACCCGGACCTGCTGATCGCGGACGAGCCCACCACCGCGCTCGACGTCACCGTGCAGGCGCAGATCCTCGACCTGCTCAAGGACCTCCAGCAGGAGTTCGGCTCCGCGATCATCTTCATCACCCACGACCTCGGCGTCATCGCCAACGTCGCGGACGACATCCTGGTGATGTACGGCGGCAGGGCCGTCGAGCGGGGCTCCGTCGCAGAGGTGCTGCGGGCGCCGCAGCACCCCTACACCTGGGGCCTGCTCACCTCGATGCCCCGGCTGACCGGGGACGTGAACGAGGAGCTCTCACCGATCCTCGGCACCCCGCCCAGCCTGCTCGCACCCCCGCCCGGCTGCCCCTTCCACCCCCGCTGCGACTTCGTGGACGAGGTCGCCGGTGCCTCCTGCACCGCCGACCGGCCGCAGCTTCCGGACGGCCGGGGCGCCGCCTGCCACCTGACGGCGGAGCAGAAGCGGACGTTCTTCGTCGAGCAGATCAAGCCCAGGCTGAGCTAG
- a CDS encoding ABC transporter permease — MLRFLIRRSLGAVVILLIISAVTFFLFYAVPRDPAMLACGKNCTPDALAVIRKNMGIDEPIPMQYWHFMVGIVAGRQFNVGDCPAPCFGYSFANQDPVWQTILDRFPTTVSLTIGGAVVFLIIGLGAGMIAAWQKGTLIDKAFSSMSLLLSSMQIYFIGPLVLALVVYNLELLDQPKYVPLTQDPVGWFLGLLLPWLVIQIIFTANYTRLSRSSMIEQLQEDHVKAARAKGMSGKYVFFRYAWRGSLIPIVTIFGVDMGSLFGGAMITEWTFSLPGLGTLAVNSVQNTDLPMVMGVMLFAATFIILFNIIVDAAYAFIDPRVRLS; from the coding sequence TCGCTCGGCGCCGTGGTGATCCTGCTGATCATCAGCGCCGTCACCTTCTTCCTCTTCTACGCCGTCCCACGGGACCCGGCGATGCTGGCCTGCGGCAAGAACTGCACGCCGGACGCGCTCGCGGTCATCCGCAAGAACATGGGCATCGACGAACCGATCCCCATGCAGTACTGGCACTTCATGGTCGGCATCGTCGCCGGCCGCCAGTTCAACGTCGGGGACTGCCCCGCACCGTGCTTCGGCTACTCCTTCGCCAACCAGGACCCGGTCTGGCAGACCATCCTGGACCGCTTCCCGACCACCGTCTCGCTGACCATCGGCGGTGCCGTGGTCTTCCTGATCATCGGGCTGGGCGCGGGCATGATCGCCGCCTGGCAGAAGGGCACGCTCATCGACAAGGCGTTCAGCTCGATGTCGCTGCTGCTCTCCTCGATGCAGATCTACTTCATCGGTCCGCTGGTGCTCGCGCTGGTGGTCTACAACCTGGAGCTGCTCGACCAGCCCAAGTACGTGCCGCTGACGCAGGATCCGGTCGGCTGGTTCCTCGGACTGCTGCTCCCCTGGCTGGTCATCCAGATCATCTTCACCGCGAACTACACCCGTCTGTCCCGCTCCTCGATGATCGAACAGTTGCAGGAGGACCACGTCAAAGCCGCGCGGGCCAAGGGCATGTCGGGGAAGTACGTCTTCTTCCGCTACGCCTGGCGCGGCTCGCTCATCCCCATCGTCACCATCTTCGGTGTCGACATGGGGTCGCTGTTCGGCGGCGCGATGATCACCGAGTGGACGTTCTCACTGCCGGGGCTCGGCACCCTCGCGGTGAACTCGGTGCAGAACACCGACCTGCCCATGGTGATGGGCGTGATGCTCTTCGCGGCCACCTTCATCATCCTCTTCAACATCATCGTGGACGCCGCCTACGCGTTCATCGACCCGCGCGTGCGGCTGTCCTAG